A stretch of the Phreatobacter oligotrophus genome encodes the following:
- a CDS encoding TRAP transporter substrate-binding protein, which translates to MKRRNFLAASGAGLAAAAVAAPAVAQSAPEVKWRLTSSFPKSLDTIYGGAETISKQVAELTDNRFQIQVFAAGEIVPGLQALDAVSNNTVEMCHTCSYYYVGKDPTFAIGTAVPFGLNARQMNAWLFQGGGNELFNEFYKKFNVYGIPAGNTGAQMGGWFRKEIKTVADLQGLKMRIAGITGQVLAKLGVVPQQVAGGDIYPALEKGTIDAAEWVGPYDDEKLGFNKVAPFYYYPGWWEGGPTVHAMINVEKWNALPKSYQAALTNACTTANTVMAAKYDLQNPAALRRLVAAGTQLRPFSQEVMEACFTAANQLYTEIGSKNADFKKIIEAMQATRSDQYLWWQVAEFTFDAFMIRARARAGR; encoded by the coding sequence ATGAAACGCCGCAATTTCCTTGCCGCTTCCGGTGCCGGCCTCGCCGCTGCCGCCGTTGCCGCCCCGGCCGTCGCCCAGTCCGCGCCTGAGGTGAAGTGGCGCCTGACCTCGTCCTTCCCGAAGTCGCTCGACACCATCTATGGCGGCGCCGAGACGATCTCGAAGCAGGTCGCCGAGCTCACCGACAACCGCTTCCAGATCCAGGTCTTCGCCGCCGGCGAGATCGTCCCCGGCCTGCAGGCCCTCGACGCCGTGTCCAACAACACGGTCGAGATGTGCCACACCTGCTCCTACTACTACGTGGGCAAGGACCCGACCTTCGCCATCGGCACGGCCGTGCCCTTCGGCCTCAATGCCCGCCAGATGAACGCCTGGCTGTTCCAGGGCGGCGGCAATGAGCTGTTCAACGAGTTCTACAAGAAGTTCAACGTCTACGGCATCCCGGCCGGCAATACCGGCGCGCAGATGGGCGGCTGGTTCCGCAAGGAGATCAAGACGGTCGCCGACCTGCAGGGCCTGAAGATGCGCATCGCCGGAATCACCGGCCAGGTGCTGGCCAAGCTCGGCGTCGTGCCGCAGCAGGTCGCCGGCGGCGACATCTACCCGGCGCTGGAGAAGGGCACCATCGACGCCGCCGAGTGGGTCGGCCCCTATGACGACGAGAAGCTCGGCTTCAACAAGGTCGCGCCGTTCTACTACTATCCCGGCTGGTGGGAGGGCGGCCCGACCGTCCACGCCATGATCAATGTCGAGAAGTGGAACGCGCTGCCGAAGTCCTACCAGGCCGCGCTCACCAATGCCTGCACCACGGCGAACACGGTGATGGCCGCGAAGTACGACCTGCAGAACCCGGCCGCGCTGCGCCGCCTGGTCGCTGCCGGCACGCAACTGCGTCCCTTCTCGCAGGAGGTGATGGAGGCCTGCTTCACGGCCGCCAACCAGCTCTACACCGAGATCGGCTCCAAGAACGCCGACTTCAAGAAGATCATCGAGGCGATGCAGGCCACCCGCTCCGACCAGTATCTCTGGTGGCAGGTCGCCGAGTTCACCTTCGACGCCTTCATGATCCGCGCCCGCGCCCGCGCCGGCCGCTGA
- a CDS encoding helix-turn-helix domain-containing protein, which yields MGNPSLCAERFMLVGPERVFYAGLLGRPKQRTLGAFIAFASMEGRLRIRAVGEPERSVEAAIMPAYAQHSIDPEHPSVIGVLVEPESVDPQALARLAAELSALDEAVLARRLREAYHRLRADPAKQAMDAAAFDTAVFGAPLAPRRMDPRIRRVLALLGDNPGEPLTAADCAALANLSVSRFLHLFKQETGIAFRACRAWKRARHLLNFANETINMAHLALDIGYPDSTHFSHSIRRFYGLKPRAIFSGSRELEIFRSGAAARA from the coding sequence ATGGGAAATCCGTCGCTCTGCGCGGAACGGTTCATGCTGGTCGGGCCAGAGCGCGTCTTCTACGCGGGCCTCCTCGGCCGGCCGAAGCAGCGTACCCTCGGCGCCTTCATCGCCTTCGCCAGCATGGAGGGGCGCCTGCGCATCCGGGCGGTGGGCGAGCCCGAGCGATCGGTCGAGGCGGCGATCATGCCGGCCTATGCCCAGCACAGCATCGATCCCGAACATCCCAGCGTCATCGGCGTGCTGGTCGAGCCCGAAAGCGTCGACCCCCAGGCCCTGGCGCGCCTCGCCGCCGAGCTTTCCGCCCTCGACGAGGCCGTCCTCGCCCGCCGCCTGCGCGAAGCCTATCACCGCCTCCGCGCAGACCCCGCCAAGCAGGCCATGGACGCGGCCGCCTTCGACACGGCCGTCTTCGGCGCGCCGCTCGCTCCGCGCCGGATGGACCCGCGCATCCGCCGCGTCCTGGCGCTCCTCGGCGACAATCCCGGCGAGCCGCTGACGGCGGCCGATTGCGCGGCGCTGGCGAACCTCTCGGTCTCGCGCTTCCTGCATCTCTTCAAGCAGGAGACCGGCATTGCCTTCCGCGCCTGCCGGGCCTGGAAGCGGGCGCGCCACCTGCTCAACTTCGCCAACGAGACCATCAACATGGCGCATCTGGCGCTGGATATCGGCTACCCCGATTCCACCCATTTCTCCCATTCCATTCGCCGCTTCTACGGCCTGAAGCCCCGCGCCATCTTCTCCGGTTCGCGCGAGCTCGAGATCTTCCGGTCGGGTGCTGCGGCGCGGGCGTGA
- a CDS encoding acyl-CoA dehydrogenase family protein, with translation MLFTSEHEEVRRSLQKVIAAEINPHVDAWEAEGRFPAHDVFKKLGALGFLGLNKPVEYGGMGLDYSYALLMAEEVGGIRCGAVPMAIGVQTDMATPALARFGSDHVKRQFLAPAVSGDQVACIGVSEPGAGSDVASIKTTARSDGDDYVITGGKMWITNGAQADWICLLANTGDGPAHRNKSLICVPMSEKGVTVARTLDKLGMRSSDTAQIFFDEVRVPKRNRIGEEGKGFTYQMMQFQEERLWGAAACLKPAEWIIDQTIEYTRGRQAFGKSILDNQVVHFRLAELKTEVELLRSLIYRAAEQMMAGEDMTTLASMAKLKAGRLGREVSDACMQYWGGMGYMTETPVTRYYRDSRLTSIAGGADEVMLSIIAKAMGTLPGMTNRS, from the coding sequence ATGCTGTTCACGTCCGAGCACGAGGAGGTCCGGCGCAGCCTCCAGAAGGTCATCGCCGCCGAGATCAACCCCCATGTCGATGCCTGGGAGGCGGAGGGCCGCTTTCCCGCCCATGATGTCTTCAAGAAGCTCGGCGCGCTCGGCTTCCTCGGCCTCAACAAGCCGGTCGAATATGGCGGCATGGGCCTCGACTATTCCTATGCCCTGCTCATGGCCGAGGAGGTCGGCGGCATCCGCTGTGGCGCGGTGCCCATGGCGATCGGCGTGCAGACCGACATGGCGACGCCGGCGCTCGCCCGCTTCGGCTCCGACCATGTGAAACGCCAGTTCCTCGCCCCCGCCGTCTCCGGCGACCAGGTCGCCTGCATCGGCGTCTCCGAACCGGGCGCCGGCTCCGACGTCGCCTCGATCAAGACCACCGCCCGCTCCGATGGCGACGACTACGTCATCACCGGCGGCAAGATGTGGATCACCAATGGCGCGCAGGCCGACTGGATCTGCCTCCTCGCCAATACCGGCGACGGCCCGGCCCATCGCAACAAGTCGTTGATCTGCGTGCCGATGAGCGAGAAGGGCGTCACCGTCGCCCGCACCCTCGACAAGCTCGGCATGCGCTCCTCCGACACCGCGCAGATCTTCTTCGACGAGGTGCGCGTGCCCAAGCGCAACCGCATCGGCGAGGAGGGCAAAGGCTTCACCTACCAGATGATGCAGTTCCAGGAGGAGCGGCTCTGGGGCGCGGCCGCCTGCCTGAAACCCGCCGAATGGATCATCGACCAGACCATCGAATACACGCGAGGCCGGCAGGCCTTCGGCAAGTCCATCCTCGACAACCAGGTGGTCCATTTCCGCCTCGCCGAGCTGAAGACCGAGGTCGAGCTCCTGCGCTCGCTCATCTACCGCGCAGCCGAGCAGATGATGGCCGGCGAGGACATGACGACGCTCGCCTCCATGGCCAAGCTCAAGGCCGGCCGCCTGGGGCGCGAGGTCTCGGATGCCTGCATGCAGTACTGGGGCGGCATGGGCTACATGACCGAGACGCCCGTCACCCGCTACTACCGCGACTCCCGGCTCACCTCGATCGCCGGTGGCGCCGACGAGGTCATGCTCTCTATCATCGCCAAGGCCATGGGCACGCTGCCCGGCATGACCAACCGCTCGTGA